The Desulfatiglans anilini DSM 4660 genome segment TCCTTTCAGACGTTCAAAGCTCTCTCAACCAACTGGCAAAAGGAGAAGGCATCCTTCACCAAGAGGCCAAAGACAAATTATTGAAGCGAGTTCCTCAATGCAGATAGTGTGGTCTCCTCTTGCTGTTGAAAGGATATCGGAAATAGTTGATTACATTTTTCAATTCAAACCTATGCAGCAGACAAATGGATTCGTGCAGTATTTTCAAAGGTTGAGCAACTTCAGTCCAATCCAGAAATTGGGAGGATTGTCCCTGAAATCAATGAACGGGAATTCAGAGAGTTCATTTACGGAAATTATCAGGTCATTTATAT includes the following:
- a CDS encoding type II toxin-antitoxin system RelE/ParE family toxin yields the protein MRAVFSKVEQLQSNPEIGRIVPEINEREFREFIYGNYQVIYIGTKQIFIITVLHGK